GAGGACGTACCCGAGACCTTCCAGACGCCGATCTCCGAGGCGCTGTTCGACCTCGTCGAGCAGATGACCGACGGCGAACCGCGGGTCTACGCCGACATACAGGCGGCGTTCGAGGGAGCCGACGACGTGGCGGCCGCCGCACGACAGATCGCGCGGGCCGACGCCGAGACGTTCTCCGAACTGTACGAGAGCCTACAATGAACGACGAGACGAGAGATTCGATCCGCTCGAACGCGAAGTACCTCCGCCAGGTCCGCCCGATCGATCCCGAGGAGATCTGTGAATACGTCGACGGTCAGCCCCACCCCGCCGTGGTCCGCCGAGTCCTCCGAGAGGAGGCGTTCGATCTGGGGCTGGTCGAACGCGAAGACGGGACTTTCGAACCGATCGGCGACGAACCGCCGTCACCGGCCTTCGAGGGGGTCGACGCGCTGCCGCCCGAGCACGTCCGCCGGCTTGAGGACCTGCTCGTCGAGCGCGAGGGCGTCGGCTGGCCCGACGGCGAGACCGGCGACCGACTCCGCGAGCGCATCCGGGCGATCAAAGAGCGGTACCTCCAGCAACGGCCCGTCGAGTACGACGACCTGACGGCGCTGGCGTACGCGATCTACCACCTGCCCGACTACTACGCCGTCACGCAGTACGTGATCGCCGACCTCCTGAGCGACGGGCTCCTCGACAGGCAGATTCGGGTCCTGGACGTGGGTGCCGGCGTCGGCGGCCCGGCGCTGGGGCTGCTCGACCTGCTGGGCGAGGAGTGTCTCGTCGACTACCACGCCGTCGAGCCGAGCGCGGCGGCGGACGTGCTGGGGGCGATGCTCGAAACGACGCCCGCGAGCGTCCGGACGACGATCCACCGGACGACCGTGGAGTCGTTCGAGCCCGACGACCAGTTCGATCTGGTGGTCTGTGCCAACGTCCTGAACGAACTCGACGAGCCGGCGTCCGTCGTCGAGCGGGCGCTCGACTGGCTGGCTCCGGCGGGGTCGCTGGCGGCGATCGAACCGGCAGACAGGAACACCGCGATCGGGCTCCGGGAGATCGAGCGGGCCGTCGCCGACGACGGGCCTGCGACGGTGTACAGCCCGACAGTTCGGCTCTGGGCTCACGAGTCTCCGACCAGCGAGTCGTGGTCGTTCGACGTGCGGCCCGACATCGACGTGCCGCCCTTCCAGCGCCGGCTGGACGAGGGTGCGAGCGGCCCGGACCACCAGCCCGGAGAGTTCGTCAACGTGGACGTACAGTACGCCTACTCGATCCTGCGAACCGACGGACGGACCGCCATCGACGCGCGCGGGAACCGCTCGCAGGTCGCGAAGATGGCCGAGGCCGACTCCTACGTCACCGACCGGATCAATCTGCTGGGCGTGAAGCTGAGCGGCGACCTCACCGAAGCGGGCAACCCCCTCTACCTGATCGGCGACGGGAGCCAGTCGACAGACCACTTCGCCGTCCTCACCGAGGAGTCGATCCTCAACGAGGACCTCCGCGGAGCGGCCTACGGCGATCTCCTCCTCTTCGAGAACGCGCTGGTGCTCTGGAACGACGACGAGGGCGCGTACAACGTCGTCGTCGACGGCGAGACCGTCGTCGACCGCGTG
Above is a genomic segment from Halomicrobium sp. LC1Hm containing:
- a CDS encoding small ribosomal subunit Rsm22 family protein, translated to MNDETRDSIRSNAKYLRQVRPIDPEEICEYVDGQPHPAVVRRVLREEAFDLGLVEREDGTFEPIGDEPPSPAFEGVDALPPEHVRRLEDLLVEREGVGWPDGETGDRLRERIRAIKERYLQQRPVEYDDLTALAYAIYHLPDYYAVTQYVIADLLSDGLLDRQIRVLDVGAGVGGPALGLLDLLGEECLVDYHAVEPSAAADVLGAMLETTPASVRTTIHRTTVESFEPDDQFDLVVCANVLNELDEPASVVERALDWLAPAGSLAAIEPADRNTAIGLREIERAVADDGPATVYSPTVRLWAHESPTSESWSFDVRPDIDVPPFQRRLDEGASGPDHQPGEFVNVDVQYAYSILRTDGRTAIDARGNRSQVAKMAEADSYVTDRINLLGVKLSGDLTEAGNPLYLIGDGSQSTDHFAVLTEESILNEDLRGAAYGDLLLFENALVLWNDDEGAYNVVVDGETVVDRVPA